The following are from one region of the Actinopolyspora halophila DSM 43834 genome:
- a CDS encoding IS630 family transposase — protein MNMDSSCSKKPLTVSEQERDELMRWIRLPSTPQAVVLRCRIILACARGRTNAAVARELGVSPQSVGKWRTRFRRGRLAALRDLPRSGAPRSLPDERVQTVLEAVLTERPPNGSRWTKRSLADRAGVSPSSVMRVLHRMGVTPGRATADATEPRERDQWGALYVSPPESIMAVVVDESDDPENGAGRVFSPASGNEESALRAELATQLSRRGDSDSAGDLIGFLRSLEHRGFGPHDIHLICHGHGTRKIEAIRRWQEQHTGLHLHFTPSKELWIRLVERYFAPLRPGRASGTPLSRLANAVRGRSDGRAQRRALTWFHPS, from the coding sequence ATGAACATGGACTCATCCTGCTCGAAGAAACCGCTCACCGTCTCGGAGCAGGAGCGGGACGAGCTGATGCGCTGGATCCGGCTCCCCTCCACACCGCAGGCGGTGGTGCTGCGCTGCCGCATCATCCTGGCCTGTGCCCGTGGACGCACCAATGCCGCCGTCGCCCGCGAACTCGGTGTGTCACCGCAGTCGGTCGGCAAGTGGCGAACGCGTTTCCGGCGGGGACGCCTCGCGGCGCTCAGGGATCTTCCGCGGTCGGGTGCCCCGCGTTCGCTCCCCGACGAGCGGGTGCAGACCGTCCTGGAGGCCGTGCTGACCGAACGTCCACCCAACGGTTCCCGCTGGACCAAGCGTTCGCTGGCGGACAGAGCGGGGGTTTCGCCCTCCTCGGTGATGCGGGTCCTGCACAGGATGGGCGTCACGCCCGGCAGGGCGACCGCGGACGCGACCGAGCCCCGGGAACGCGACCAGTGGGGCGCGTTGTACGTCTCCCCTCCCGAATCGATCATGGCCGTGGTGGTCGACGAAAGCGACGACCCCGAGAACGGGGCGGGCAGAGTGTTCTCCCCGGCCTCGGGGAACGAGGAATCGGCCCTGCGTGCCGAGTTGGCGACGCAACTGTCCCGCCGCGGTGACTCGGACAGCGCGGGAGACCTCATCGGCTTTCTGCGCAGCCTGGAGCACCGTGGCTTCGGACCGCACGACATTCATCTGATTTGTCACGGTCACGGAACACGCAAGATCGAAGCTATCCGCCGGTGGCAGGAACAGCACACCGGACTGCATCTGCACTTCACCCCGAGCAAAGAACTCTGGATCAGGCTGGTCGAACGCTACTTCGCCCCGCTGAGACCGGGACGAGCCTCCGGAACCCCGCTGTCCCGGCTCGCCAACGCCGTTCGTGGTCGCTCCGACGGACGTGCGCAACGACGGGCCCTCACCTGGTTCCACCCGAGCTGA
- a CDS encoding intradiol ring-cleavage dioxygenase: MTEHQPAENTTPDPNGSQEQHGTTRRGVLAAFGGIGLGTAVAGFGAPAATATGRSDSSGIEPSCVLSPEQMEGPYYLDYRILRRDITEDRRGIGLLLDIVVVDSSSCLPLKDIAVDIWHCDASGVYSSYTEYDNGEIPPLDEDGHAEPTDDTTWLRGVQLTDHRGVANFRSVVPGWYRGRTVHIHVKTITGGHREDGTWEGGHTSHTGQLYFPAEFNERLARTSPYSDNTVPRTTNEQDLLYTTGEEGPMTQLELGRTPPWYPRETVRATVVLGIDPGATPPPEGLPEPTSR; the protein is encoded by the coding sequence ATGACCGAACACCAGCCCGCGGAAAACACCACCCCGGACCCGAACGGCTCGCAGGAACAGCACGGAACCACGCGACGCGGCGTGCTGGCCGCCTTCGGCGGGATCGGCCTCGGAACCGCCGTAGCGGGGTTCGGAGCCCCCGCCGCAACGGCGACCGGTCGAAGTGACTCTTCGGGGATCGAGCCCTCCTGCGTGCTCTCCCCGGAGCAGATGGAAGGTCCCTACTACCTGGACTACCGCATCCTGCGCCGCGACATCACCGAGGACCGGCGGGGAATCGGGCTGCTGCTGGACATCGTCGTGGTGGACTCTTCGAGCTGCCTCCCGCTGAAGGACATCGCCGTCGACATCTGGCACTGCGACGCCTCCGGGGTGTATTCCTCCTACACCGAGTACGACAACGGAGAGATACCTCCGCTGGACGAGGACGGACACGCCGAGCCCACCGACGACACGACCTGGCTCCGCGGTGTCCAGCTCACCGACCACCGTGGAGTCGCCAACTTCCGCAGCGTCGTTCCCGGGTGGTACCGCGGCAGGACCGTCCACATTCACGTGAAGACGATCACCGGCGGACACCGTGAGGACGGCACCTGGGAAGGCGGGCACACTTCGCACACGGGGCAGCTGTACTTCCCCGCCGAGTTCAACGAACGGCTCGCCCGCACATCTCCCTACTCGGACAACACCGTCCCCAGGACCACCAACGAGCAGGATCTGCTCTACACCACTGGCGAGGAGGGGCCGATGACCCAGCTCGAGCTGGGCAGGACACCGCCGTGGTATCCGCGGGAGACCGTGCGGGCCACCGTGGTGCTCGGCATCGATCCCGGGGCCACACCCCCGCCCGAGGGCTTGCCCGAGCCCACCTCGCGGTGA
- a CDS encoding cation acetate symporter gives MTAFLAVTPVVLLTLFIGLRGVGTMRTTSDFLVASRGISPLVNSAAVSGEYLSAASFLGVAGMMVKDGVGALWYPVGFTAGYVAMLVLVAAPLRRSGALTVPDFAEARLGSPALRRLTAIVVLIIAVLYLVPQFRTAGLVLSAVGGTRYWVGVVIAGGVISIALALGGMRAATYVQAFQFCLKLVLFAVPAVWLLVGAGAQLREEAVHPVEFTHFEERTRVDFRTGVTLRVEEPVRVRARGGRAELLRPGEHRMEAGRSLAFPAGSAVPRVVGIAPPGGQRWQRPLLDVADAGHPLFGTWAVLIATVFGTMGLPHVLVRFHTNPDGRAARRTAALTVGLLSLFYLFPGIYGALGKVLLPELYLSGTTDTVVVELPARVDGGWVGTLFTVLLTSGAFAAFLATSLGLLLVVSGAISHDLVSGGLNRLRGTAPLAAAAVILLSVPAVFLEANILVTWAFTVAAATFCPLLVLGIWWSRLTVEGAVSGVLVGLVGSSAGIAVTLFGPPLDGWTAVLTAQPAPWSVPLAFGTMLLVSLRTRAPSWAGTEMLRLHLDEDANARRVTER, from the coding sequence ATGACGGCGTTTCTCGCTGTGACCCCCGTCGTGCTGCTGACCCTGTTCATCGGGCTGCGCGGGGTGGGCACGATGCGCACCACCTCCGACTTTCTCGTGGCCTCGCGTGGGATATCACCGCTGGTGAACTCGGCCGCGGTTTCCGGGGAGTATCTTTCCGCGGCTTCGTTCCTCGGCGTCGCCGGGATGATGGTCAAGGACGGCGTCGGCGCTTTGTGGTACCCGGTGGGTTTCACGGCCGGGTACGTGGCGATGCTGGTGCTGGTGGCCGCTCCGCTGCGTCGTTCGGGGGCATTGACGGTCCCCGACTTCGCCGAGGCGAGGTTGGGCTCGCCCGCGCTGCGCAGGTTGACGGCGATCGTGGTGCTGATAATCGCGGTGCTGTACCTGGTCCCTCAGTTCCGTACCGCGGGACTGGTACTCAGCGCGGTCGGCGGCACCCGCTACTGGGTGGGTGTGGTGATCGCCGGGGGCGTGATCAGCATCGCCCTCGCACTGGGAGGTATGCGCGCCGCCACCTATGTGCAGGCCTTCCAGTTCTGCCTGAAGCTGGTCCTGTTCGCCGTTCCCGCCGTCTGGCTGCTCGTGGGCGCCGGAGCGCAGCTACGGGAGGAGGCGGTGCACCCCGTGGAGTTCACCCACTTCGAGGAGCGGACTCGGGTGGACTTCCGGACAGGGGTGACGTTGCGGGTCGAGGAACCGGTCCGGGTGCGGGCACGGGGCGGTCGCGCGGAGCTGCTGCGCCCCGGCGAGCACCGTATGGAGGCGGGGCGCAGCCTGGCCTTTCCCGCGGGATCCGCTGTCCCCCGGGTGGTCGGCATCGCCCCTCCTGGAGGGCAGCGGTGGCAGCGTCCGCTGTTGGACGTCGCCGACGCGGGGCATCCGCTGTTCGGGACCTGGGCGGTGTTGATCGCGACCGTGTTCGGCACGATGGGGCTGCCGCACGTGCTGGTCCGCTTCCACACCAATCCGGACGGCAGGGCGGCGCGTCGGACGGCGGCGCTGACAGTGGGGCTGCTGAGCCTGTTCTACCTGTTCCCCGGCATCTACGGGGCACTGGGCAAGGTTCTGTTGCCCGAGCTGTACCTGTCCGGAACCACGGACACCGTGGTGGTCGAGCTTCCGGCACGTGTGGACGGTGGTTGGGTCGGCACGCTGTTCACCGTGTTGCTGACCTCGGGAGCGTTCGCGGCTTTCCTGGCCACCTCGTTGGGCTTGTTGCTCGTGGTTTCGGGCGCCATTTCGCACGATCTCGTGTCGGGGGGACTGAACAGGTTGCGGGGGACCGCGCCGCTCGCCGCGGCAGCGGTGATCCTCCTCTCCGTACCCGCGGTGTTCCTGGAGGCGAACATCCTGGTCACGTGGGCGTTCACGGTCGCGGCCGCGACTTTCTGCCCACTGCTGGTGCTGGGGATCTGGTGGTCTCGCCTCACCGTCGAAGGGGCCGTGAGCGGTGTCCTGGTGGGACTGGTCGGCTCCTCGGCGGGGATCGCGGTCACCCTGTTCGGCCCGCCGCTGGACGGCTGGACCGCCGTGTTGACGGCTCAACCGGCTCCGTGGTCGGTGCCGTTGGCCTTCGGCACGATGCTGCTGGTCTCGCTGCGCACCCGTGCTCCGTCGTGGGCGGGCACCGAGATGCTGCGGTTGCACCTGGACGAGGATGCGAACGCGCGGCGGGTGACGGAGCGTTGA
- a CDS encoding LytR/AlgR family response regulator transcription factor: protein MTRSLRVLAVDDVRPALDELCRLLDDASEVGEVVGVEASREALSLLRSDRFDAVFLDISMPGLGGIELGSSLAGLDAPPVVVFVTAYDGYAVTAYDIGAVDYLLKPVRAERLATALVKVTKMVAASTLSPSTENVGTSPEAMAVVPVEESGRTRYVRRSEVRFVSADGDYVRLHTPSGAHVVRMPISRLEEHWQGHGFVRVHRSFLVALHAVRELRSDSTGGLVAHTELGDVPVSRRHARELRESLLWYARSTEPEQAAWGSR, encoded by the coding sequence ATGACCAGGAGTCTGCGGGTGCTCGCTGTGGACGATGTGCGCCCCGCTCTCGACGAGCTGTGCCGACTGCTGGACGACGCGTCCGAAGTGGGCGAGGTGGTCGGGGTGGAAGCCTCTCGGGAGGCTCTGAGTCTGCTCCGGAGCGATCGTTTCGACGCCGTCTTCCTCGACATCTCGATGCCGGGGCTGGGCGGCATCGAGCTCGGCTCGTCACTGGCGGGACTCGACGCGCCTCCGGTGGTGGTCTTCGTGACGGCCTACGACGGTTACGCCGTCACAGCCTACGACATCGGAGCGGTCGACTACCTGCTCAAGCCGGTGCGTGCGGAGCGCCTCGCCACCGCCCTGGTAAAGGTGACCAAGATGGTCGCGGCCAGCACTCTTTCCCCGAGCACGGAGAACGTGGGGACCTCGCCCGAGGCGATGGCCGTCGTGCCGGTGGAAGAGTCCGGTCGGACCAGGTACGTACGGCGCAGCGAGGTGCGGTTCGTCTCGGCCGACGGCGACTACGTGCGGTTGCACACCCCCTCCGGCGCCCACGTGGTCCGCATGCCCATCTCCCGCTTGGAGGAGCACTGGCAGGGGCACGGTTTCGTGCGGGTACACCGCAGTTTTCTCGTGGCGTTGCACGCGGTGCGTGAACTGCGCAGTGACTCGACGGGAGGACTCGTGGCGCACACCGAGCTCGGTGACGTGCCGGTCAGCAGGCGACACGCGCGTGAACTGCGCGAGTCGTTGCTGTGGTACGCGCGCAGCACGGAGCCGGAACAGGCGGCGTGGGGGAGCCGATGA
- a CDS encoding sensor histidine kinase: MPVPAGRAIASEVTGLGRERPGPMAAVEIARKITENLREGVTGPRAQAAVRGLRRLLGAEAVALADLSGTLERTGRLDGVDDPAVLVGEVLRTESRRGRPPLVALPLRSQDELVGVLLVRGRVRMSEVRQAASWIEDSLERARLESSAEQAARSELRALRAEISPHFVYNALTVIGSLVRSDPDRSHELMLDFAEFIRYGLARNREYTTVSDEFHAVETYLALQRAVLGDRLRVRIRVAPDVLAVSLPYLVLQPLVENAVRHGVEPGVGGDARRTGLVQVSGEASSEGDLVISVEDDGAGMEPARAEDVLAGRSTGDSVGLSNVDRRLRAVYGAWYGLVVETARGAGTRVVVRIPMFQPGVVPR, translated from the coding sequence ATGCCCGTACCCGCCGGCCGTGCGATCGCCTCCGAGGTGACCGGACTCGGCCGGGAACGTCCCGGTCCGATGGCAGCCGTCGAGATCGCGCGCAAGATCACGGAGAACCTTCGGGAAGGGGTCACCGGTCCGAGGGCCCAGGCCGCCGTGCGCGGGCTTCGCAGGTTGCTCGGGGCCGAGGCGGTGGCTCTGGCCGATCTGTCCGGAACTCTGGAGCGGACCGGCCGACTGGACGGCGTGGACGACCCCGCTGTCCTGGTCGGTGAGGTGCTGCGTACCGAGTCCCGCCGCGGTCGCCCTCCGCTGGTCGCGCTGCCCCTTCGCTCGCAGGACGAGCTGGTCGGGGTGTTGCTGGTGCGCGGCCGGGTACGGATGTCGGAGGTGCGCCAGGCGGCGAGCTGGATCGAGGACTCCCTGGAACGCGCCCGCCTGGAGTCCTCGGCGGAACAGGCGGCGCGCTCCGAGCTGCGCGCCCTCCGCGCGGAGATCTCGCCGCACTTCGTGTACAACGCGCTGACCGTGATCGGATCGCTGGTCCGTTCCGACCCGGACCGCTCGCACGAGCTCATGCTCGACTTCGCCGAGTTCATCCGCTACGGGCTGGCCCGTAACCGGGAGTACACCACCGTCTCCGACGAGTTCCACGCGGTGGAGACGTACCTGGCCCTGCAACGCGCGGTGCTGGGGGATCGGCTGCGTGTGCGGATACGGGTCGCTCCCGACGTGCTGGCGGTGTCCCTGCCTTACCTGGTGCTGCAGCCCTTGGTCGAGAACGCGGTGCGGCACGGTGTCGAGCCGGGGGTCGGAGGCGACGCGCGGCGCACCGGTCTCGTGCAGGTCTCCGGCGAGGCCTCCTCCGAAGGGGACCTGGTGATCAGCGTGGAGGACGACGGAGCGGGGATGGAGCCGGCCAGGGCCGAGGACGTCCTGGCCGGCCGGAGTACGGGCGACAGCGTCGGTTTGAGCAATGTGGACCGAAGGCTGCGCGCGGTCTACGGAGCCTGGTACGGCTTGGTCGTCGAGACGGCGCGGGGTGCCGGTACTCGGGTGGTCGTCCGGATCCCCATGTTCCAGCCGGGGGTGGTGCCACGATGA
- a CDS encoding cytochrome P450 family protein: MTGHRRLRELLADSRVSKDPRQHWPGWINGDVPEDWALASWVSVRNMFTAYGERHRRLRSLISAAFTPRRVAGLYPDIAEITNELLDDLGSTPEGSSVDLREHFAYPLPISVICRLFGVPAETRPGLRRIVDGVFDTSATAEQVRATQRELYELLDGLVASKRADPGDDLTSVLLNARDEQDGKLDEQELVDTLILLIGAGYETTVNLLDQAVAAMLTHGDQLELVREGTCSWGQVVTESLRWQAPLANVPLRYATTDIELEDGVVIRAGEPILAGYAGACRDPRRYERPDSFDITRTDNGDHLAFGHGAHYCLGAPLARLEAETALPALFERFPDMRLAVSVDELVAGSGFIANGHSSLPVLLRGR, from the coding sequence GTGACCGGGCACCGGCGATTACGCGAGTTACTCGCCGACAGTCGAGTCTCCAAGGACCCGCGGCAGCACTGGCCCGGTTGGATCAACGGGGACGTCCCGGAGGACTGGGCGCTGGCCAGTTGGGTCTCGGTGCGCAACATGTTCACCGCCTACGGTGAGCGGCACCGCAGGTTGCGCTCGCTGATCTCGGCCGCGTTCACCCCGCGTCGGGTGGCCGGCCTGTATCCCGACATAGCCGAAATCACGAACGAACTGCTCGACGACCTGGGGTCCACGCCGGAGGGAAGCAGCGTGGACCTGCGGGAGCACTTCGCCTATCCGCTTCCCATATCCGTGATCTGCCGTCTTTTCGGGGTTCCCGCCGAGACCCGCCCAGGACTGCGGCGCATCGTCGACGGTGTTTTCGACACCTCCGCCACCGCGGAACAGGTGCGGGCCACCCAGCGGGAACTGTACGAGCTGCTCGACGGGCTGGTGGCGAGCAAGCGTGCGGATCCGGGGGACGATCTGACCAGCGTGCTGTTGAACGCCAGGGACGAGCAGGACGGCAAGCTGGACGAGCAGGAGCTGGTGGACACGTTGATCCTGCTCATCGGAGCCGGGTACGAGACCACGGTGAATCTGCTCGATCAGGCCGTGGCGGCCATGCTCACCCACGGGGACCAGCTGGAGCTCGTGCGCGAGGGGACGTGTTCGTGGGGGCAGGTGGTCACCGAGTCGCTGCGTTGGCAGGCACCGCTGGCCAATGTGCCGCTCCGCTACGCCACGACGGACATCGAGCTCGAGGACGGGGTCGTCATCCGCGCGGGGGAGCCGATCCTGGCCGGCTACGCGGGCGCCTGTCGTGACCCGCGAAGATACGAACGTCCCGATTCGTTCGACATCACCCGTACGGACAACGGCGATCACCTGGCGTTCGGGCACGGTGCGCACTACTGCCTCGGGGCGCCGCTGGCGCGCTTGGAAGCCGAAACGGCACTGCCGGCGCTGTTCGAGCGTTTCCCGGACATGCGACTCGCCGTCTCCGTCGACGAGCTCGTCGCCGGAAGCGGGTTCATCGCGAACGGACACAGCAGTCTGCCGGTGTTGTTGCGGGGGCGTTGA